CAGCCCACCTTTGCGGGGTGATCGCAGCGATGACGACCGTTCCTGTAATCGGGGTCCCCATTAAAGCATCCCTCGATGGCCTGGACTCCCTGCTGGCCATCGTGCAGATGCCTCCGGGAATTCCCGTTGCCACTGTTGCCATTAACGGCGCCCGTAATGCCGGCATTCTTGCCGTTCAGATGCTTGCCACAGGAGATGAGGCGCTACAGATGAAACTTATCGCATTTAAGGAAGACCTGAAAAAGAAAATTGTGAAAGCCAACGAGGAACTCAGTTCGGTGAAATATGATTACAGGGTCTGATTTCGTCTCCTGAAAAAACCATTGCCTGCCCCGGTTGATTTCAGTGCTTTATGCTGCATCCGGGGCATTCCGGAAGTTATAATTTCTTTACCATCATCAACCCGTCCCTTATAGGGAGCATGAGGTGCTCAACACGCGGATCATTTTTCACGTGCAGGTTGAAGGCAGCAATGCCGCGCGTTTCCTTGTCATTTAAAGCGTCAGCATCCATCACCTTACCATACCACAGCACATTATCGGCTATGATGACCCCCTCCTGACTGAGTTTTGGAAAAACCGTCTCATAATAATTTACATAGTTTTCCTTATCGGCATCGATAAATACCAGATCGAATGGCCCTTCAATTTCAGGGATGATATCCATGGCATTTCCCTGATGGGTTATAATTTTATCGCGCAGTCCGGAAGCAATAAAATATTTTTCAGCGATATGGGCAACTTCAGGATTGTTGTCGATGGTATGCAAGCAGCCCCTGTCGTCGAGTCCGGATGCCATATAGATGGCTGAATATCCGGTAAAAGTGCCGATTTCGAGAATACGGCGGGGCTTCAGCATCTGAATAATCATTTTAAGCAACCTTCCCTGGAGTAATCCTGAAAGCATGCCGGGGGTTGTCACTGCCAGATGGGTTTCCCTGATCAGCTGCTGCATCAGGGGAGGCTCCTGCGTAGTATAGTCAAGGGCATACCGTTCAAAAGCGGGGACTGTGGTCGGATATTGCGGCCGTTCAAAAAGTTTGCTCATGCTTTGCGGTTTTTGTAGACAAGCATACTCATTTGTGCCGGGTCAAATATTTCATGCGCAACTTCAAGCACCATATCAGCCGTAATGGCATTGATTTTCGAGATCAATACTTCGTGGGTGTCAACGGTGTCATACACAAGCATGCTTTTCGCCATCGAAAGCGCATCGTTGAGGTTTGATTCAAAAGAAATGGCAATCTGACCGATAAACTGTTGCTTGGCCGTATGCAGCTGAATCATTCCCAGCGGTTTGGCCATAAATCTATCCAGCTCTGCCCGTACCAGCGTCAGTGCTTTATCGAGCGAACCATTATCGGTACCCAGATAGATCATGAATGAACCGGTTTCAGCGTATGGTGTATAAACGGATTCGATGTTGTAAGACAATCCATGACGTTCGCGCAGGGCCATACTCAGCCTTGAATTCATCGCGGGACCGCCCAGCAGGTTTGTCAGCAGGGCCAGGGCGGTACGCCGGGCATCTGCATAACCATAAGCATGGTTCCCTATAATACAATGGGTCTGAAAATTCCGCCGGGGTTTGATGAGTTGTTTTGGTTCCGATGCGGCGAAAACCTGCCGTGAGTCAGTGCGCAGATTTTCAGGAAGGCACCCGAAAGCTTCGTTTACAAGCTTAACCAGCCGCTCGAAACGGATGTTTCCCACCGAGCTGATTACGATCTGATTGGTATGGTAATGACCGGATATAAACCCGAGAATCCTTTTACGGGTGATTCTTTTCACGCTTGCAGGTGTACCCAGAATGGACTTACCCAGGGGGTGTCCGCGGAATAACATCTCCTCAAATTCATCAAAAATCAGTTCCGACGGGCTGTCCTTATATGCATTGATTTCGTCAATCACCACATCTTTTTCCTTGTCGATTTCTTTCTCAGGAAAAGTGGAATTAAACAGGATATCCGCAAAAAGTTCAATAGCCCTGGCATAATAGGCGCTCAGGAATGAGGCATGAATACAGGTTTCCTCCTTGGTGGTGTATGCATTCAGATCAGCCCCGATGTTCTCGAGCCTTCCCAGCACCTGATGGACTTTTCGCTTGCCGGTCCCTTTGAAGATAACGTGTTCGATAAAATGGGCCAGGCCTTCCTCCCCGGGCAATTCGTCGCGCGAGCCGGTATTCACCATTACAGCAAGATGGGCGACCAACCTGCCTGAGTGCCGGTGAACGATCCTTATGCCATTGGAAAGTGTATGAAACTGATATTGCATCCTCAAAATAACGGGATGCAAAATTAGAAAAAATATCGGCACCGGTGAAAAGGGAAGTTTGCAGGTGAAATGCGCATCTCACCGTGGACAATCTCTTGTTCAGACTAGCGGAAAATTGTCAGCACTGCATCCATTCAAAGCATCATAACCTTGTAGAAGTCACCTCTCCTTATCGATATATTCAAGTGTCCGGTATATTTGAAATTTATTCACGGAAAATCCCCTTCATTGCTATTCTTTATGCTTCAATTTCTTGTTATTTCCGATTTTTTTTATTACATTTATAGGTTATATTGGTTCCCAACACACTGATCCTGAATATTTCAGGTGTTACCTTCCGAATTGCTCCCCTGCGCTGGTTTTCAGGTTTATCCGTATTGACTTCCGAAGTCAGAACTGAGTATTCACCATATAAACCTTAAGTATCATGAAAACAAAAAGCGTGACTTTTCTGATTCTGGGAGTCATGTTGCTGGCGATTCCATTGGGCCATGCCCAGGAAGTTCTTTACGATGGAAGCTTTTCTACGACAACTACCAGTGACATCTACCTTTATGATCCGCCTCTGATGAATGTCTGGTGTTCGTTTCAGAATTACGGTATCATTGCATACCCGCAGATTGTTGATGGCGTTTGTTATTACCAGATTGAGTCGGCCGGTTATGAAGCCTGGGAGGTTCAACTCACCCAATACGGGTTTATTTTATTGCCGCAGCACACCTACCGGCTTTCTTTCGATGTAAAGGCAGATGCTGAACGGCCTTTCGGACTCTTTCTCGGAGAGTACTTTGGAAACTGGACTACACTACTGGGATGGGACAGGTACTTACAATTTGCCACGACCGAATGGCAAACCATCACCCTTGACTTTAAATCCGCGTGTACTTTCGATATCAACAAGCTGAGCTTTGAGATGGGCGGAATCAATATCAGCATGTATTTCGACAATGTAATGCTGGAAGACCTCGGACCCTATGAACCCTCCGTGGGTATATTAGGAAGTTCCGTCTTCGGCTGGGATTTTGATGTTGATATGTACACCGAAGACGGGATAATCTATTCGCTGCAAAACTTCCCGCTGGTAAGCGGCCATGCAAAATTCAGGCAGGACGATATGTGGTGTGTAAACTGGGGAGGAAGCACATTTCCCAATGGTTTTGCTCCCATATACGGCCCGGATATCCCTGTTACCAATGCAGGCAATTATGATATTCTTTTCAACCGTGAAACCGGCGAATATTCCTTCACCTGCGTCGATAACTGCTCACCCTACATCGGCATCACCGGAACTGCTGTGCCGCCTGATTTCGGATATGGCCCCGATGTCGATTTGTTAACCAACGGTGGCATGATCTATACATTGCCCGGTTATACTTTTACCGACGGGGAAGCTGTTTTCAGGCAGGACGACAACCCTGAACTGACATGGGGTGGCTCCACTTTTCCGGCTGGGGTGGCAGTTGCCGGCGGAGGCCCCATTCCGGTTGTTGCAGGCTCATATACCGTTTCGTTCAATCTGGCCACCGGGGAATACAATTTTACCTACCCGGATATCGGAATTCTGGGCACTGCTTTGACCGGCTGGATGGATGACATTGATATGGTTACAACAGACGGAGTGATCTACTCACTTTCAGATTATTATTTCTCAGAGGGCGAAGTAAAATTCAGGCAAAGCAACAACTGGGATGTGAACTGGGGTGGTTATGGTTTCCCCTCAGGTTGGAGCTGGCAGGACGGGCCCAATATCTACGTCCCTGAAGGAACCTATACGGTAACTTTTAACCGCCAGACCGGAGAGTATAATTTCGCGGCAACCACCTGCCCCAATCCGGGAATTCAATGCCCTGAATTTTTATATTTTAGCAACGATCCGGGCGAATGTGGCGCCATGGTTTATTATCCTGAAATTGTTCCTTCTCCCAATTGCGGTGGTGAAGGAATTGTTATCACACAGACCGAAGGCCTGCCATCGGGCTCATTTTTCCCTTTGGGATATACCTGGAATGCATTTTTGCTGACCAATAACGAAGGGAATACCGCAGCATGCGGATTCGGTGTCTATGTTTACGATTCCGAGCCTCCGTCAATTACAGGAATCAGTGATTACTTTGAGCCACTCTGGCCTCCTGACCACAGAATGGTGCCGGTTGAAATTGAATACAGTTCAACGGATTTTTGCGGAGCAACCTGGTGCGAGCTTTATGTTTTCAGCAATGAGCCGGAAGATGGACTGGGCGACGGCGACCTGGCGCCTGACTGGGAAATCATTGACCCGCACAATGTACTGCTGAGGGCCGAAAGGTCGGGTAAGGGAACCGGGCGCGAATATACCATCCTGATCGTATGTTACGATGAATACGGAAATACTGCATTAGCGCAGGTCTTGGTTACAGTGCCTCACGATTTGAGAAAACTAAAAACGGAAATATCCGAGAACGGATCAGTTTCCCGGAGTGCCGGATTTGAAGTTGAAATCCGGCCAAATCCAACCGCTGAACAGTTTAACCTGAAAGTTGAATCCGCTTCTGATGAAACGGTCAGCATCCGCATCTCCGATATGACGGGAAGAGTGATCTTTTCGCAGGATGCACTGAATAAAAACACTATCAGTTTTGGCGGAAATTTCGTTCCGGGGATTTATTTCGTCAGGATAGCGCAGGGTGAAAAAGTTAAAACGGTGAAAGTAGCCAAACAATAAAACTATTCTTGCCGATGATTCACGGGGCTGTCCGGGTTTGCCGTACGGCCCCTTGTTTCCGGAAGGATTTCAACTGATTCTATTTTAACAGCATCTACTTGTTTGCTTTCGACAGAATCTGATTACCAAGACATGGTTATTGCTTTTCCATCCCTTTCATTTCTGTCAGGGGCTGCCGGACTATAACCTTAGAAGGTATTTGTAACAAACCTTCCGGGAAACATTAAATTATAACAGAATCGGGGATCAACATGCAAGGCCGTTGCTTACCGGAAATACAAAGCAACACTACCCATTTCAGGATATTACTAGCGCTCCAGGGGAAACTTCCTGACGAAGGAAAGCCAGAAAAGCGGTTGATAGCCGCGCAATTCGCCGGTTTCAGTATAACTCTCAACCAGGGGGCATACTGCAATGACTTTTTTGGTGATTTTTCCGTTATCCTGGTTCAGGTACCATTCTTCCAGAAACCTCAGCCGTGAAATATCCGACAATTGCAATTCGCGTTTGATAACGGTATCGTAATTCTCATATGGTTCGAAAGGCCGCTGAAGGGTGAGCAATTCTGTACGCGTACCCCGTTCAAGAATCTCCCCTGCCGATAACTGTTTGCTGGTCATCACATCATAAACCTTCACCTTTCCTTCACGGGCGGATGTAATCACCGCCTGCACGAGTTTCTCACGTTTCGGCCCCTCGAGGTTTTGCACCCACCAGGCCAGGTCTGTTTCGGGTGACTTCAGTGTTACATCATACTGAATTCTCTCGGTCAGCAACTCCCCTTTGCCGCTTCCGCAGGAGATCAGCAATACACCTGAGAAGATCAGTAAAAAGATAAAGGTCAGTTTTTTCATGGCGTTTCAGTTTAAAAATTAGGGGTTCCACTTCCCTTAATGCAAAAATACCAAACTTATCTTTTACCAGGCTGCAAATCAAAAATCCACGGTGTAAAACTTCCTGAGGGAATCATTTTTCCTTACATTTAAACTTATACCTTTGCACAAAATTCAGCACCTGATCAGTTGGGAGACAATCATGAAAAAGGCGGAAAAAACCACGCGCGTTTCTTCAGGGAAACGAAACCCGGAACATTTGGTCCTGCCGGGCAAACTGTCGCTTAGTTACCCGCACGCCGCCATTCTGCTGATCCTTACCTTTACTTTTTTACTTTACGCAGGCGCCCTCCGCAACGACTTTATGATTGGCTGGGACGACGGGGAATATCTTACGGCCATATCAGGGGAAGGAAGCATCAATGTGCCGGAGATTTTCAGCAGCTTTCACCTGGGCATGTACCAGCCGCTTGCCGTGCTGAGTATGGCCATCAATTACAAATTATCCGGCCCTGAGCCTTGGATTTTTATTCTGACCAATATACTGCTGCATCTGATGAATACAGCACTGGTATTCCTGCTGATGCGGCGCTGGATGAAAAGCTGGATTGCCGGGGCTATTGTCGCACTGCTGTTTGCCATACATCCCATGCATGTGGAACCGGTGGTCTGGATTTCGGCCCGAAGCTCGGGCCTTTACGCGCTCTTTTTCCTGCTGGGACTGATTGCCTACGACAAATACACAGACCAGGGTCACAGCCTCAGGCAATATCTGTATGTTCTGCTCTTTTTTGTGCTTGCCCTGTTCTCCAAATCCATGGCTGCCACCTTCCCGTTAGTGCTGCTGATGGCAGACTATCTGAAGCAGAGAAAACTCCGCTGGAGATTATTGACTGAAAAAATCCCGTTTTTTGCGGTTTCAATCATTTTCGGCCTTGTTGCAATCAGGGCCTCCGCATCCTTCGGGCATATTACCGTGCTTGAACAGGACTACAACTTTTTTCAGCGGATCTTCCTGATCCTTTACGGTATCTCATTTTACATCCTGAAGCTTTTTGTACCGCTCAACCTGTCGGCAATATATGCTTACCCTGAAATCAGCGGGGGGAAACTCCCGGCCTATGTATTTTCCTCGGTCATCGTCCTGATTGCAGCAATTGCTGTGATCCTTTACCGGCGGAAATACCGCAGGGAGTTTATTTCCGGAGGCATGTTTTTCCTGATTACCATCGGCATGGTCCTTCCATTGTTCTGGTCAAGGATATTCATCACTGCCGACCGGTATACATATATCCCATACATCGGCTTTTTTATGATTATTGGCCGGTATGCCGCCAATCTTTGGGAAACGCGGAATACCATTGACAAAACTACCCGCAGAATGATGCTTTCGGCCTCTGTTTTACTGGTGATTATACTGGGAGCCTCAACCGTTAGCCGGATAACCGTCTGGAAAAACACCCCCACCCTGCTCTCAGATGTAATTGACAAAAAACGTTCTGATGCGGATATGGCCCATGGATACTTTTACCTGGGCAATTATTACGATGCTGAAAACAATGCAGCGGAGGCCATAAAATATTATGATCTTTCATTAAGCCGTAATCCCTCCTACCTGCTTGCATTGAACAACCGTGGCATTCTGAAAGGCAAATCCGGCCAGATCAGTACGGCAATTGCCGATTTTGATCAGGCCATCCGCATCAAACCCGATTATGCCGAAGCATGGTACAACCGGGGCATAGCATATTTTCAGGCCGGCGAACCTGAACACGCCTGCGCCGACTGGAAAGAATCTGCAAGTCATGGTTTTGCACCCGCGCGCCAGGCTATTGGAAGGTATTGCACGGGCGAAAAAATACCAGGTCAGTTACAAATACCTGGGATTGAAGATGGAAGCGGGACTATACCCGGCACAAGGGATAACTGAAAAACGCCCTGTTTTTTCATCCCCTGATAGAAAAACAACTTAAAAACCTAATATTATGAGTACCAACGAAATTAACCGGTTTATCACCGAG
This sequence is a window from Lentimicrobium saccharophilum. Protein-coding genes within it:
- a CDS encoding T9SS type A sorting domain-containing protein; translation: MKTKSVTFLILGVMLLAIPLGHAQEVLYDGSFSTTTTSDIYLYDPPLMNVWCSFQNYGIIAYPQIVDGVCYYQIESAGYEAWEVQLTQYGFILLPQHTYRLSFDVKADAERPFGLFLGEYFGNWTTLLGWDRYLQFATTEWQTITLDFKSACTFDINKLSFEMGGINISMYFDNVMLEDLGPYEPSVGILGSSVFGWDFDVDMYTEDGIIYSLQNFPLVSGHAKFRQDDMWCVNWGGSTFPNGFAPIYGPDIPVTNAGNYDILFNRETGEYSFTCVDNCSPYIGITGTAVPPDFGYGPDVDLLTNGGMIYTLPGYTFTDGEAVFRQDDNPELTWGGSTFPAGVAVAGGGPIPVVAGSYTVSFNLATGEYNFTYPDIGILGTALTGWMDDIDMVTTDGVIYSLSDYYFSEGEVKFRQSNNWDVNWGGYGFPSGWSWQDGPNIYVPEGTYTVTFNRQTGEYNFAATTCPNPGIQCPEFLYFSNDPGECGAMVYYPEIVPSPNCGGEGIVITQTEGLPSGSFFPLGYTWNAFLLTNNEGNTAACGFGVYVYDSEPPSITGISDYFEPLWPPDHRMVPVEIEYSSTDFCGATWCELYVFSNEPEDGLGDGDLAPDWEIIDPHNVLLRAERSGKGTGREYTILIVCYDEYGNTALAQVLVTVPHDLRKLKTEISENGSVSRSAGFEVEIRPNPTAEQFNLKVESASDETVSIRISDMTGRVIFSQDALNKNTISFGGNFVPGIYFVRIAQGEKVKTVKVAKQ
- a CDS encoding tetratricopeptide repeat protein, translating into MKKAEKTTRVSSGKRNPEHLVLPGKLSLSYPHAAILLILTFTFLLYAGALRNDFMIGWDDGEYLTAISGEGSINVPEIFSSFHLGMYQPLAVLSMAINYKLSGPEPWIFILTNILLHLMNTALVFLLMRRWMKSWIAGAIVALLFAIHPMHVEPVVWISARSSGLYALFFLLGLIAYDKYTDQGHSLRQYLYVLLFFVLALFSKSMAATFPLVLLMADYLKQRKLRWRLLTEKIPFFAVSIIFGLVAIRASASFGHITVLEQDYNFFQRIFLILYGISFYILKLFVPLNLSAIYAYPEISGGKLPAYVFSSVIVLIAAIAVILYRRKYRREFISGGMFFLITIGMVLPLFWSRIFITADRYTYIPYIGFFMIIGRYAANLWETRNTIDKTTRRMMLSASVLLVIILGASTVSRITVWKNTPTLLSDVIDKKRSDADMAHGYFYLGNYYDAENNAAEAIKYYDLSLSRNPSYLLALNNRGILKGKSGQISTAIADFDQAIRIKPDYAEAWYNRGIAYFQAGEPEHACADWKESASHGFAPARQAIGRYCTGEKIPGQLQIPGIEDGSGTIPGTRDN
- a CDS encoding M16 family metallopeptidase — protein: MQYQFHTLSNGIRIVHRHSGRLVAHLAVMVNTGSRDELPGEEGLAHFIEHVIFKGTGKRKVHQVLGRLENIGADLNAYTTKEETCIHASFLSAYYARAIELFADILFNSTFPEKEIDKEKDVVIDEINAYKDSPSELIFDEFEEMLFRGHPLGKSILGTPASVKRITRKRILGFISGHYHTNQIVISSVGNIRFERLVKLVNEAFGCLPENLRTDSRQVFAASEPKQLIKPRRNFQTHCIIGNHAYGYADARRTALALLTNLLGGPAMNSRLSMALRERHGLSYNIESVYTPYAETGSFMIYLGTDNGSLDKALTLVRAELDRFMAKPLGMIQLHTAKQQFIGQIAISFESNLNDALSMAKSMLVYDTVDTHEVLISKINAITADMVLEVAHEIFDPAQMSMLVYKNRKA
- a CDS encoding O-methyltransferase, giving the protein MSKLFERPQYPTTVPAFERYALDYTTQEPPLMQQLIRETHLAVTTPGMLSGLLQGRLLKMIIQMLKPRRILEIGTFTGYSAIYMASGLDDRGCLHTIDNNPEVAHIAEKYFIASGLRDKIITHQGNAMDIIPEIEGPFDLVFIDADKENYVNYYETVFPKLSQEGVIIADNVLWYGKVMDADALNDKETRGIAAFNLHVKNDPRVEHLMLPIRDGLMMVKKL
- the purE gene encoding 5-(carboxyamino)imidazole ribonucleotide mutase, which codes for MEPRVSIIMGSTSDLPVMKEAAEILNEFQIPFEINALSAHRTPDEVEAFAKSAYSRGIRVIIAGAGMAAHLCGVIAAMTTVPVIGVPIKASLDGLDSLLAIVQMPPGIPVATVAINGARNAGILAVQMLATGDEALQMKLIAFKEDLKKKIVKANEELSSVKYDYRV